From a region of the Castanea sativa cultivar Marrone di Chiusa Pesio chromosome 10, ASM4071231v1 genome:
- the LOC142612824 gene encoding uncharacterized protein LOC142612824 isoform X1 has product MTDLMTLFSELMTTIVILATRPFSLFKLACLFGMKTVIIIIRTWIELVRAAICFHLNLFWRITMMTVALISLPVRILNTLQNERQLELYLHDMQIDLENLLWDNKKLQEHLQTTNKERKMMELILAELEEEHDKSIAKIERLEGEFQHLKNENLWLEEIQGKEYWSIRSPDDKGNGQNTSVSDNYGIPYGISSLKSSYNASGIFLQDLTMPKDAWGDESKRKTDIINLLKTRSKFSEIIARHSDANEVLDQCREVALSQSLFSAVLSLLVGMIVWEAEDPCMPLVVALFTVVGMSLKSVVQFFFTIKNKPASDAVALLSFNLFILGMLTYPALPRVATLLAPLALRFVDQTVSWFWSLIPTA; this is encoded by the exons ATGACGGATTTGATGACATTGTTTTCTGAGTTGATGACTACTATAGTAATTTTGGCAACAAGGCCTTTCTCTCTATTCAAATTGGCATGCTTGTTTGGCATGAAGACTGTTATCATTATTATTCGCACTTGGATAGAGTTGGTAAGGGCTGCAATTTGCTTCCATTTGAATCTGTTCTGGAGAATCACGATGATGACAGTTGCTCTTATATCTCTGCCTGTACGAATTTTGAATACCTTACAGAATGAGAGGCAG CTCGAACTGTATCTGCATGACATGCAGATTGACTTGGAGAATCTTCTGTGGGATAATAAGAAATTACAAGAACATCTTCAAACAACCAATAAAGAACGTAAAATGATGGAGTTGATATTAGCAGAGCTTGAAGAGGAACATGACAAGTCCATTGCCAAAATTGAACGGTTAGAGGGTGAG TTTCAGCATCTGAAGAATGAGAATCTTTGGCTGGAAGAAATTCAGGGCAAGGAATATTGGAGTATTAGAAGTCCAGATGACAAGGGCAATGGCCAAAACACTAGTGTTTCTGACAATTATGGAATTCCCTATGGGATCTCATCGTTGAAATCCAGTTATAATGCAAGTGGTATCTTTCTCCAGGATCTAACAATGCCTAAAGACGCTTGGGGGGACGAGAGCAAAAGAAAAACGGACATTATCAATTTGTTAAAAACCAGATCAAAATTTAGTGAAATCATCGCAAGACATTCAGATGCGAATGAAGTTCTTGACCAATGCAGGGAGGTTGCACTATCACAAAGTCTTTTCAGTGCAGTATTATCGCTTTTGGTTGGAATGATTGTGTGGGAAGCTGAAGACCCTTGCATGCCCCTTGTAGTGGCTCTTTTCACAGTAGTTGGAATGTCCTTGAAGAGTGTAGTTCAGTTTTTCTTCACCATTAAGAACAAACCTGCTTCCGATGCAGTTGCTCTCTTAAGCTTCAACTTGTTCATACTTGGCATGCTTACCTACCCAGCATTGCCAAGAGTTGCTACATTGCTGGCTCCACTGGCTTTAAGGTTTGTGGACCAAACAGTGAGCTGGTTTTGGTCTCTCATTCCCACAGCTTGA
- the LOC142612824 gene encoding uncharacterized protein LOC142612824 isoform X2 has product MTDLMTLFSELMTTIVILATRPFSLFKLACLFGMKTVIIIIRTWIELVRAAICFHLNLFWRITMMTVALISLPVRILNTLQNERQFQHLKNENLWLEEIQGKEYWSIRSPDDKGNGQNTSVSDNYGIPYGISSLKSSYNASGIFLQDLTMPKDAWGDESKRKTDIINLLKTRSKFSEIIARHSDANEVLDQCREVALSQSLFSAVLSLLVGMIVWEAEDPCMPLVVALFTVVGMSLKSVVQFFFTIKNKPASDAVALLSFNLFILGMLTYPALPRVATLLAPLALRFVDQTVSWFWSLIPTA; this is encoded by the exons ATGACGGATTTGATGACATTGTTTTCTGAGTTGATGACTACTATAGTAATTTTGGCAACAAGGCCTTTCTCTCTATTCAAATTGGCATGCTTGTTTGGCATGAAGACTGTTATCATTATTATTCGCACTTGGATAGAGTTGGTAAGGGCTGCAATTTGCTTCCATTTGAATCTGTTCTGGAGAATCACGATGATGACAGTTGCTCTTATATCTCTGCCTGTACGAATTTTGAATACCTTACAGAATGAGAGGCAG TTTCAGCATCTGAAGAATGAGAATCTTTGGCTGGAAGAAATTCAGGGCAAGGAATATTGGAGTATTAGAAGTCCAGATGACAAGGGCAATGGCCAAAACACTAGTGTTTCTGACAATTATGGAATTCCCTATGGGATCTCATCGTTGAAATCCAGTTATAATGCAAGTGGTATCTTTCTCCAGGATCTAACAATGCCTAAAGACGCTTGGGGGGACGAGAGCAAAAGAAAAACGGACATTATCAATTTGTTAAAAACCAGATCAAAATTTAGTGAAATCATCGCAAGACATTCAGATGCGAATGAAGTTCTTGACCAATGCAGGGAGGTTGCACTATCACAAAGTCTTTTCAGTGCAGTATTATCGCTTTTGGTTGGAATGATTGTGTGGGAAGCTGAAGACCCTTGCATGCCCCTTGTAGTGGCTCTTTTCACAGTAGTTGGAATGTCCTTGAAGAGTGTAGTTCAGTTTTTCTTCACCATTAAGAACAAACCTGCTTCCGATGCAGTTGCTCTCTTAAGCTTCAACTTGTTCATACTTGGCATGCTTACCTACCCAGCATTGCCAAGAGTTGCTACATTGCTGGCTCCACTGGCTTTAAGGTTTGTGGACCAAACAGTGAGCTGGTTTTGGTCTCTCATTCCCACAGCTTGA
- the LOC142613521 gene encoding uncharacterized protein LOC142613521 has product MGGKMVEMFSDSRYIVDQAEGELEARDPRMQEYLGQVRHLQSGFESFTLLQIARSRNTHADSLAILTTSSRHSLPRVILIEDLCKSTEMRGNMVRIHQIKVGPSWMDSIVLFHKENILPKGKSEADKVRRKAPRFWLFEDQKLYKRSFSGSYLLCIHLEAAELLLEELHEGIYGSHTGGRSLSHKALTQGYW; this is encoded by the coding sequence atgggaggaaaaatgGTGGAGATGTTCTCAGATTCGAGATATATTGTAGACCAAGCAGAGGGAGAATTGGAAGCTAGGGATCCGAGGATGCAAGAGTATTTGGGTCAGGTTAGACACTTGCAGTCGGGGTTTGAGTCTTTCACCTTATTGCAAATTGCTAGAAGCAGAAATACTCATGCTGACTCTTTGGCCATTCTCACAACATCCTCGAGGCATAGTTTACCTCGAGTTATCCTTATTGAAGACTTATGTAAGTCTACTGAGATGAGGGGAAATATGGTCCGTATTCATCAAATCAaagtgggacctagttggatggattccaTTGTGCTATTCCATAAAGAAAATATCTTACCCAAGGGGAAGTCCGAGGCTGACAAAGTACGCAGAAAGGCTCCTCGGTTTTGGCTGTTCGAGGACCAAAAACTGTACAAGCGCTCTTTTTCTGGATCATATCTGCTATGCATACACCTTGAGGCGGCAGAACTACTCCTagaagagttacatgaagggatttatgGAAGCCACACAGGAGGTAGATCCTTATCTCACAAGGCCCTCACTCAAGGATACTGGTAG